The proteins below are encoded in one region of Macrococcus armenti:
- the ileS gene encoding isoleucine--tRNA ligase, giving the protein MNYKDTLLMPKTDFPMRGGLPNKEPQIQAEWEDKDLYKKITQKNEGKTPYILHDGPPYANGQIHMGHALNKIIKDFIVRHKSMTGYYTPFVPGWDTHGLPIETALTKKGVDRKSMSVAEFRELCRQYALEQVDMQRNDFKRLGLNGDWANPYITLQEKFEAEQIRLFGEMAAKGYIYKGKKPVYWSPSSESSLAEAEIEYQDKVSPSIYVLFDVLDGKEKVDAHAKFVIWTTTPWTLPANVAIALNKDLDYVQVRVNDASYIVAQALLDNVCEAVGWDKESVQIEKSFKGSELEFVKARHPFIDRESLVILGDHVTTDAGTGCVHTAPGHGEDDFIVGQKYELDVISPVDEKGVYTSEAGEFEGMYYDKANKVITEKLEASGHLLKLDFFKHSYPHDWRTKKPVIFRATPQWFASINKVRQDILNAIEETEFKVDWGKTRIYNMIRDRGDWVISRQRAWGVPLPVFYAENGDIIMDEAVIEHVAKLVEAHGSNVWYEREAIDLLPEGFTHPGSPNGVFTKETDIMDVWFDSGSSHRGVLEARPELSFPADLYFEGSDQYRGWFNSSITTAVATRGKSPYKKLLSHGFVMDGQGRKMSKSLGNTILPEKVVKQMGADIIRLWVMSVDYLADVRISDDILKQVSEVYRKIRNTFKFLLGNVNDFNPATDSVPYAELKEIDQFMLNKLYAFINNAHKHYENNDYLFMYQELQNFINVELSNFYLDYGKDILYIEGENSHIRRSMQTVIYEVLMSMTKMLAPIIPHTADEIWSHTPHVTEESVHLADMPEVKTVDTDLIAKWDHFLEIRDDVLKAIEEMRNEKVIGKSLEAAVYIHAKDEADQALLKSFDNLHQLFITSHAEVVDSPQGKDYQLSNVLVKHAEGEKCERCWNYSKKLTDASHAFPHVCPRCLSVLED; this is encoded by the coding sequence ATGAACTATAAAGATACGTTATTAATGCCAAAAACTGATTTTCCGATGCGTGGAGGTCTTCCGAATAAAGAGCCTCAAATTCAGGCAGAATGGGAAGATAAAGATTTATACAAAAAAATTACTCAAAAAAACGAAGGTAAAACGCCTTATATTCTTCATGATGGACCACCATATGCAAATGGCCAGATTCATATGGGACATGCATTAAACAAAATTATTAAAGACTTTATCGTGCGTCATAAATCAATGACAGGATATTATACACCATTTGTTCCGGGTTGGGATACGCATGGACTTCCGATTGAAACGGCATTAACGAAAAAAGGCGTTGATCGTAAATCAATGTCTGTTGCTGAATTCCGTGAACTTTGTCGTCAATATGCATTAGAACAAGTTGATATGCAGCGTAATGATTTCAAACGTCTTGGATTAAACGGAGACTGGGCAAATCCTTACATTACATTACAGGAAAAGTTTGAAGCTGAACAAATTCGCTTATTTGGTGAAATGGCTGCTAAAGGATATATTTATAAAGGAAAAAAACCAGTTTACTGGTCACCTTCAAGTGAATCATCATTAGCTGAAGCAGAAATTGAATACCAGGATAAAGTATCACCATCAATTTATGTTCTTTTTGATGTGTTAGATGGCAAAGAAAAAGTAGATGCACATGCAAAATTCGTTATTTGGACGACAACACCATGGACGTTGCCAGCAAACGTTGCAATCGCATTAAATAAAGATTTAGATTACGTACAAGTACGTGTCAATGATGCGTCTTATATCGTAGCACAAGCTTTACTTGATAATGTATGTGAAGCGGTTGGTTGGGATAAAGAAAGCGTACAAATTGAAAAATCATTTAAAGGTTCTGAATTAGAATTCGTAAAAGCACGTCATCCTTTTATCGACCGTGAATCATTAGTAATTTTAGGTGATCACGTTACTACAGATGCAGGTACAGGTTGTGTACATACAGCTCCTGGACACGGGGAAGATGACTTTATCGTAGGTCAGAAATATGAATTAGACGTTATTTCACCAGTAGATGAAAAAGGTGTATACACGAGCGAAGCTGGAGAGTTCGAAGGCATGTACTATGATAAAGCGAATAAAGTAATCACGGAGAAACTTGAAGCGTCAGGTCATTTATTGAAGCTTGATTTCTTCAAACACTCGTACCCACATGATTGGAGAACGAAAAAACCTGTAATTTTCCGTGCGACACCACAATGGTTTGCATCAATTAACAAAGTACGTCAAGATATTTTAAATGCGATTGAAGAAACGGAATTTAAAGTAGACTGGGGTAAAACACGTATTTACAACATGATTCGTGACCGTGGGGATTGGGTAATTTCACGTCAGCGTGCTTGGGGTGTACCGCTTCCTGTATTTTATGCAGAAAATGGCGACATTATTATGGATGAAGCAGTCATTGAACATGTTGCGAAACTAGTTGAAGCACACGGATCAAATGTTTGGTACGAAAGAGAAGCAATAGATTTATTACCAGAAGGATTCACGCATCCAGGTAGCCCAAATGGCGTCTTCACGAAAGAAACAGATATTATGGATGTATGGTTTGATTCAGGTTCATCACATCGTGGTGTATTAGAAGCGCGCCCTGAATTATCATTCCCGGCAGACTTATACTTTGAAGGTAGTGACCAGTATCGTGGCTGGTTTAACTCTTCAATTACGACAGCTGTTGCAACACGTGGGAAATCACCATATAAAAAACTTTTATCACATGGTTTCGTAATGGATGGTCAAGGACGTAAAATGAGTAAATCTCTTGGGAATACGATTCTACCTGAAAAAGTAGTGAAACAAATGGGTGCGGATATTATCCGTCTTTGGGTTATGTCTGTTGACTATTTAGCGGACGTACGTATTTCTGATGATATTTTAAAACAAGTATCTGAAGTTTACCGTAAAATCAGAAATACATTTAAGTTCTTATTAGGTAATGTCAATGACTTTAATCCTGCAACGGATAGCGTTCCATATGCTGAACTTAAAGAGATTGATCAGTTTATGCTGAATAAATTATATGCATTTATCAATAATGCACATAAACATTACGAAAATAATGACTACTTATTCATGTATCAGGAATTACAAAACTTTATTAACGTAGAATTAAGTAACTTTTACTTAGACTACGGTAAAGATATTTTATATATCGAAGGTGAAAACAGCCATATTCGTCGTAGTATGCAAACAGTTATTTATGAAGTGTTAATGTCAATGACAAAAATGTTAGCACCGATTATTCCGCACACTGCTGATGAAATCTGGAGTCATACACCTCACGTAACTGAAGAAAGTGTACATTTAGCTGATATGCCTGAAGTGAAAACAGTAGATACTGATTTAATTGCGAAGTGGGATCATTTCCTTGAAATTCGTGATGACGTATTAAAAGCAATCGAAGAAATGCGTAACGAAAAAGTTATCGGTAAATCACTTGAAGCAGCTGTATACATCCATGCAAAAGATGAAGCAGATCAAGCGCTACTAAAATCGTTTGATAATTTACATCAATTATTTATTACATCTCACGCGGAAGTTGTTGATTCACCGCAAGGTAAAGATTATCAACTGAGTAATGTACTCGTTAAACATGCTGAAGGAGAAAAGTGTGAACGCTGCTGGAATTACTCTAAAAAGTTAACAGATGCAAGCCATGCATTCCCTCATGTTTGTCCAAGATGTTTATCAGTATTAGAAGACTAG
- the pyrR gene encoding bifunctional pyr operon transcriptional regulator/uracil phosphoribosyltransferase PyrR, producing MDKRVILDDKAIDRTLTRIAHEILENNKGAQNLCLLGIRTRGIYLAKRIQSKIEKIDGITVPTGVLDVTQYRDDVTDRVSQDVIAYTIDTDMNNKHVVIVDDVLYTGRTVRASLDAVLDHVRPKRISLATLVDRGHRELPIRADFIGKNIPTALSEEIVVTLDEIDDKTQVYIK from the coding sequence ATGGATAAACGTGTAATTCTAGATGATAAAGCAATCGATAGAACTTTAACACGCATTGCGCACGAAATATTAGAGAATAATAAGGGTGCGCAAAACCTATGTTTACTCGGCATTCGAACGCGTGGTATTTATCTTGCGAAACGTATTCAGTCTAAAATTGAGAAAATCGATGGTATTACTGTACCGACCGGTGTTCTGGATGTAACACAATATCGTGATGACGTTACAGACCGCGTATCACAGGATGTGATTGCATACACGATTGATACTGATATGAACAACAAGCATGTTGTTATCGTAGATGATGTACTGTATACAGGTAGAACAGTGCGTGCATCACTGGATGCAGTGCTCGACCATGTACGTCCAAAACGTATTAGTTTAGCAACACTTGTTGATCGAGGACATCGTGAACTTCCGATTCGTGCAGACTTTATCGGAAAGAATATTCCGACTGCACTGAGTGAGGAAATCGTAGTAACGCTTGATGAAATTGACGATAAAACACAAGTATATATTAAATAA
- the lspA gene encoding signal peptidase II — translation MKKQYRVVPMAILSFFFIILDQGTKYIIVKTMDVGDSIPVIGDILKITSHRNYGAAWGMLQNQMVFFYIITVIVLVALIYFYIKEAGNHLLMQTGLMLIFAGAIGNFIDRLFRGNVVDFIDTKIINYDFPIFNVADSCLTIGVFILLYELLFNQKEEKQHGNI, via the coding sequence ATGAAGAAACAATATCGCGTTGTACCTATGGCAATTTTATCGTTCTTTTTTATTATATTAGATCAAGGGACAAAATATATTATCGTAAAAACGATGGACGTTGGGGACAGCATTCCTGTAATCGGAGATATTTTAAAAATTACATCGCACCGTAATTATGGTGCTGCATGGGGGATGCTGCAGAATCAAATGGTGTTCTTTTATATTATTACGGTTATCGTTTTAGTGGCATTAATTTATTTCTATATTAAGGAAGCGGGGAATCATTTATTGATGCAAACGGGACTAATGTTAATATTTGCTGGTGCTATCGGGAATTTTATTGATCGATTATTCCGTGGTAATGTCGTTGATTTTATTGATACGAAAATCATTAATTATGATTTTCCGATATTTAATGTCGCAGATAGCTGTTTAACGATTGGTGTATTCATTTTACTTTATGAACTATTATTTAACCAAAAAGAGGAGAAACAACATGGAAACATATAA
- a CDS encoding RluA family pseudouridine synthase produces METYNFEINEEEVGLRIDKFLADANPDWSRSQIQDWIKNDLVLVNGKVIKSNYKLRLNDEIAVTEKPVEEIDLVAQDLGIEIYYEDKDVAIVYKPKGMVVHPAPGHPDGTLVNGLMYAITDLSGINGEIRPGIVHRIDKDTSGLLMIAKNDIAHRGLVDQLVDKSVTRKYTALVHGVIPHEFGTIDAPIGRNQKDRQEMAIVDDGKNAVTHFNVLETFDKYTLVECVLETGRTHQIRVHMKHIGFPLVGDPKYGPKKTMDIGGQALHAGVLGFEHPVTGEYIERTAPLPEYFEELLRKLRK; encoded by the coding sequence ATGGAAACATATAATTTTGAAATAAATGAAGAAGAAGTTGGGCTACGCATCGATAAATTTTTAGCAGATGCAAACCCAGATTGGTCACGCAGTCAAATTCAGGACTGGATTAAAAATGATTTAGTACTTGTTAACGGGAAAGTGATTAAATCTAATTACAAATTGCGACTAAATGATGAAATCGCAGTTACAGAAAAACCGGTAGAAGAAATCGATTTAGTAGCGCAGGATTTAGGCATTGAAATTTATTATGAAGATAAAGATGTTGCAATTGTTTACAAACCTAAAGGGATGGTTGTTCATCCTGCACCAGGGCATCCGGATGGCACGCTTGTAAATGGATTAATGTATGCGATTACGGATCTATCAGGAATAAATGGAGAAATTAGACCAGGTATCGTGCATCGTATCGATAAAGATACGTCAGGTTTATTAATGATTGCTAAAAATGACATTGCGCATCGTGGTTTAGTAGACCAACTTGTTGATAAATCAGTAACACGTAAATATACAGCACTTGTGCATGGCGTTATTCCACACGAATTTGGAACGATAGATGCGCCAATCGGACGAAATCAGAAGGATCGTCAGGAAATGGCAATTGTTGATGACGGAAAAAATGCTGTTACACATTTTAATGTACTTGAAACATTTGATAAATATACACTCGTTGAATGTGTGCTTGAAACAGGAAGAACGCACCAGATTCGTGTACATATGAAGCATATCGGATTCCCATTAGTAGGAGATCCTAAATATGGACCGAAAAAAACGATGGATATCGGTGGTCAGGCGTTACATGCTGGTGTATTAGGATTTGAACATCCTGTAACTGGAGAATATATTGAAAGAACAGCACCACTTCCTGAATACTTTGAGGAATTGTTAAGAAAGTTAAGAAAGTAA